The Desulfatibacillum aliphaticivorans DSM 15576 genome segment GGGGTTTTGTGACAGGGCTCATGCTGAAATCTTGTGGATACTTCAAACAATGCGAAACCCACCCTAAAACTTAAAAAGCTGGATAAAATCTTTGCCGACAAAGTCAACAGGCTGGCCCACACGGACTCGCGAATGTGCTTCCAATGCCGGGCCTGCTAAAATACCTGCCCTTTTGTGCAAGCCATGGACTATTCGCCTCCCGCGATTTTGCGCCTTGTGCTGCTGGGCCAGGAAAAAACCGTTTTAAACAGCACAACCATTTGGACATGCGTAGGCTGCAATACCTGCTCCACCATCTGCCCGCAACGATGGCAAATAAAATCCCAAAACGAATCCCGTATTTTCCCGGCTGCTCCATGGCCACCACGGCCAAGGAAAACAACCAGCCCTTGCACGCCATGTGCGAAAGCCTTGGCTATAAACTCGTAGAACTTAAAGATTGGAACTGCTGCGGCAGCTCCTCTGCCCATAGCCTGAACCTGGAAATGCGCGTGACTTCCAAAAAGAAAATTCCGGTCATGCATTTTTCCGAACTGCTGGCCATCGCCCTGGGCGACGCCGGCAAAAAAGACTGGTTCACCAGGCGCCTGATCGACCCCATTCCTTTGTTAAGAGCCAGGGGAGTTTTGTAAGGCCGCCTAAATTCGGGCTGCAATAAAAGCGATTGGTCTGGACGGATAATGCGTTCCAGGGTAAATTACCCTCCGTTTGTTTGTACAACTGTTAACGATCTTGCTATAAATGCGGCTACGCACAAAAAATTAAGGGCGTTCGCACCCTTAATTTTTTAAAATTTGGAGGGCCGGGTGTTTTTTGTCAAGCTGCTTACTATTTGGACCGCTTTTCATTTTTACGTCTTCTGGAGAATCAGTTCCATTCCCTTTGTCTCCAAACGCATTCCGCGGCAGTACGTTTATTGTCTGATGTTCGTCGCCTGGGGCGCTTTTCTGGGCGGCCACGCTCTGGATCGTCTGGGAGTGGGAAAATGGGCCTATCCCCTGGAGTTTTTCGGCGCTGAGTGGATGGGCGTGATGCTTCTGCTTTGGCTTTGCTTTGGAGTCGTGGATGTTTTAACCGGATTCGGCCTATGGCTGAAACGCTTCGTCCCCGGCCTGAGAACCGCAGCCTTTATCTGCGCCAGCATTTTATCGGCGGCGGCCATGTTCCAGGGAATGCGGCCTCCGGTGATTTCGGAGCATGAGGTTGTGATGCCCGGACTTCCGGCGGAGGCGGACGGTTTGACCGCGGCAGTCATCTCGGATACGCATTTGGGCTCCCTTGTGGGAAAAGGATGGATGGAAAAACGGGTTGAACAAATTCACGCCATGGAGCCGGACATCATCTTCGCGGTGGGCGACATCATCGAGGGACGCGGAGATCATGAATGGGGAGTCATCCCGGCCCTGCAAATGCTGAAGGCGCCCCTGGGAGTCTGGGGCGTGACAGGCAACCACGAGAGCTACGGCAGCGTGGGAACCGGCGCCAATTTTTTGATGGCGGCTGGCATGAATGTTCTCACGGACCACTGGCGGGAGGTGCGGCCGGGATTGATCCTGGCCGGAGTGGATGACGTTCGCGGATACAACAAACGCACCAGCTTTCCTAATGTGGAAAAAGCCCTTAAGGGAATCCCCGAGGATGCAGCTGTCATCTTCCTGTCCCACCGGCCGGACGGAGCCCAAACCGCCGCAAAGGCCGGAGCGGACCTCATGCTTTCGGGCCACACCCACGGCGGCCAGATCTGGCCTTTCGGATTTTTGGTGAAACGGGAGTATCCCTTATTCATCGGCCGGTACCAGGTGGACGGCATGGCCGTCATCGTATGCCGCGGCACAGGAACCTGGGGACCCAGGATGCGCTTGTGGCGCCCGGGCGAAATCCTCAAGGTCGTCCTGCGCTCGGATCAGGCGGTTTAAGGTCTGGCGCCTTCAAGCAAGTAACCAAACTCAAAGCCAAACTGGAAAAGTGACGCTGGGTCCCGGCTTGCGGACGATCCTGAAAAGCGGATCATCCTTGCCGGGATGACGATTTTTCGAGGTTGGCGAAAGTAACGTGGGCGCTTGGTTCCCCTTTTGGGCTGCCATAGCCGCCGCTCTCCGACATCCCCGTGGAGGGAAGCGGCGGGATGATTGCGTTTTTTTGCAATCATCGTGATGTACTCCCGGAAACGGGGACCCAGTGTCATTCTGAAAAGCAACCATCCTAACTTAACTGAAAACAAGGGTTTTTAAACCAATTTTTAGGAACATCATTTACCCCGAATTTTTTGTTGCGCCCTGGAGAAGGGTATTTTCAATCTAATCATTTTATTACGCAAGGTGCTGGGGTTGACTCCCAGGATTTTAGCTGCGCCGTTAGGACCGCTAATCCGGCCGTTGGTTTGGTCCAGCGCACGCATAATATGCGCGGATAGGAGGTCGTCCAGGGAAAGCAGTTCGCTTGGGCGGCCCTCCTCAGCTTTTTTTGGGGGTTCCAAGGACACTGCGTGGAAGGTGGAAAAGGATAAGGGACCCCTGCGATTGACGATCAACTCCCTTTCCACGGCGTTTTCCAACTCCCGCACATTGCCCGGCCAGTTGTAGTCCATGAGCATGTCAATGGCGTCGCCGCCTAAAGACGGGATGGGGTGGATGGAAAGGGAACGGGATTTTTTCTGGATAAAGTGATCCACCAGGGCCGGGATGTCGCCTTTTCTGGCCCGGAGGGGAGGAATGACAATGGGAAAGACGTTTATGCGAAACAGAAGGTCCTCCCGAAAGGCGCCTTCCTTGACCATGTTTTCCAGATTCCTGTGGGTGGCGACCACGATCCTGACGTCCATGCGGATGGGTTCGGAGCCGCCCACGCGTTCTATCTCCATATTTTCCAATACGCGCAACAGCTTCACCTGGATGTCGGGCTTGAGCTCCCCGATTTCATCCAGAAAAATCGTCCCGTGCTGGGCCCTCTCAAAGCGGCCCTTTCGCCGGGTGATGGCGCCCGTAAAGGCGCCTTTTTCGTGGCCGAACAACTCGCTGTCCACCAGGGTTTCGGGGATGGCCCCGCAATTCACGCAGATAAACGGCCCGTCCCGCCGGGTGGACATTTTGTGGATGGCGCCGGATATGAGTTCCTTGCCCACGCCGGTTTCTCCGCTTATCAGGACGGGGCTGTCCAGGGGCGCCACCATTTCTATGAGATTGGCCACGTTTTTCAGCCCAAAGCTGTGGCCGATTATTTCCTCCAGGGCGATCCCGCCCCGGGTGTCCACCGCCGTGTTGTCCAGCGTCCTCTGGAGCTTGATGATTTCCTGGCCGAGCAAATAATGGTCCAGCGCCTTGGCGAAAGGCTCCTTCAGCATGGAAAATAAATCCAGATCCCTTTGAGTGTAACGGTCCCGGTCCGCGGTGATGAGCGCCGCAATGGCGATGCGCACTCCGTCTTTTTCCAAAAAGACCACCAAATTGGAAAAATCCTGCCCGCTGATCTCCTGAAAATAGTAGCCCACCGGATCGTCTTCCGGGCGGTTGATGATCCGGGCGTCCGGCAGGGGGGATTTTTTCCACTGGGTGCGGGTGTCCACGGGAATGCTGATGACGGATTTCGCGATCAAATCCGAATGAATGCCGCCGTCATGGTCCCAGATAATAGGCCGCGCCGACTTGAGGGAGGGCTCCAACTGAATGATGGCCAGCCCTTCGGCGGGCATGTACCGTTTTAGCGCCTGCCGGCATTGGC includes the following:
- a CDS encoding metallophosphoesterase gives rise to the protein MFFVKLLTIWTAFHFYVFWRISSIPFVSKRIPRQYVYCLMFVAWGAFLGGHALDRLGVGKWAYPLEFFGAEWMGVMLLLWLCFGVVDVLTGFGLWLKRFVPGLRTAAFICASILSAAAMFQGMRPPVISEHEVVMPGLPAEADGLTAAVISDTHLGSLVGKGWMEKRVEQIHAMEPDIIFAVGDIIEGRGDHEWGVIPALQMLKAPLGVWGVTGNHESYGSVGTGANFLMAAGMNVLTDHWREVRPGLILAGVDDVRGYNKRTSFPNVEKALKGIPEDAAVIFLSHRPDGAQTAAKAGADLMLSGHTHGGQIWPFGFLVKREYPLFIGRYQVDGMAVIVCRGTGTWGPRMRLWRPGEILKVVLRSDQAV
- a CDS encoding sigma-54 interaction domain-containing protein encodes the protein MVDPNAFFRETSHPLNANLDLFRAVRQCRQALKRYMPAEGLAIIQLEPSLKSARPIIWDHDGGIHSDLIAKSVISIPVDTRTQWKKSPLPDARIINRPEDDPVGYYFQEISGQDFSNLVVFLEKDGVRIAIAALITADRDRYTQRDLDLFSMLKEPFAKALDHYLLGQEIIKLQRTLDNTAVDTRGGIALEEIIGHSFGLKNVANLIEMVAPLDSPVLISGETGVGKELISGAIHKMSTRRDGPFICVNCGAIPETLVDSELFGHEKGAFTGAITRRKGRFERAQHGTIFLDEIGELKPDIQVKLLRVLENMEIERVGGSEPIRMDVRIVVATHRNLENMVKEGAFREDLLFRINVFPIVIPPLRARKGDIPALVDHFIQKKSRSLSIHPIPSLGGDAIDMLMDYNWPGNVRELENAVERELIVNRRGPLSFSTFHAVSLEPPKKAEEGRPSELLSLDDLLSAHIMRALDQTNGRISGPNGAAKILGVNPSTLRNKMIRLKIPFSRAQQKIRGK
- a CDS encoding heterodisulfide reductase-related iron-sulfur binding cluster, producing the protein MRRLQYLLHHLPATMANKIPKRIPYFPGCSMATTAKENNQPLHAMCESLGYKLVELKDWNCCGSSSAHSLNLEMRVTSKKKIPVMHFSELLAIALGDAGKKDWFTRRLIDPIPLLRARGVL